The Candidatus Abyssobacteria bacterium SURF_5 genome window below encodes:
- a CDS encoding glycosyltransferase family 1 protein, whose translation MLFGVTCRLHAAVGYMRIILDVTRNCLDGTEKAGVYWYIYHLALRLLSLGDGHDFVLFANFLKGRHLAECRKFLSQFNGARMETKISRIPPQVFRDWLVPIELAAGKFDIFHGLDDLVPRVSRGKSVVTIHDMAYMRTPDSLRPEWVEFKKRHTTRSARQADKIVTVSEFSKKDICTYLEVAEEKVAVIYHGISPIYRMLEDRDAVARTLQKHGIEGPYILFVGTFQPNKNVERLIEIFGSIKRDHRIPHRLVLVGARGWFFNTIFRKIAQLNLEESIKCMGYIPQEDMPSFYNGADLFVLPSLLEGFGIPVIEAMACGIPVVTSNACSLPEIVGDAGLLFEPTNREEMKKALLAVLSDNALSQALRERSLKRAHEFSWETAATKTMEVYKTVVNG comes from the coding sequence TTGCTCTTCGGCGTGACCTGCCGGCTCCACGCCGCGGTAGGATACATGAGAATCATTTTAGATGTGACAAGAAACTGCCTGGACGGGACGGAGAAAGCAGGCGTCTACTGGTACATTTACCATCTCGCCCTGCGGCTGTTGTCGCTGGGGGACGGGCACGACTTCGTGCTGTTCGCGAATTTTCTGAAGGGCCGCCATCTTGCTGAATGCCGGAAATTCCTTTCGCAATTCAACGGCGCCCGAATGGAGACAAAAATCAGCCGGATTCCGCCGCAGGTGTTTCGCGATTGGCTGGTTCCCATCGAGCTTGCTGCCGGTAAATTCGATATTTTTCACGGACTGGACGACCTTGTGCCCCGGGTGTCTCGAGGCAAGAGTGTGGTGACCATCCACGACATGGCTTATATGCGTACTCCCGATTCCCTGAGACCGGAATGGGTGGAATTCAAGAAAAGGCACACGACGCGATCGGCCCGCCAGGCCGACAAAATCGTTACGGTATCTGAATTTTCCAAGAAAGACATCTGCACGTACCTGGAGGTAGCCGAAGAAAAAGTTGCAGTCATCTACCACGGGATTTCTCCCATATACCGGATGCTTGAAGACAGGGATGCCGTAGCGAGAACGCTGCAGAAACATGGCATTGAAGGGCCGTATATCCTTTTTGTCGGGACGTTCCAACCGAATAAGAACGTGGAGAGGTTAATAGAAATTTTCGGTTCCATCAAGCGGGACCACCGGATTCCTCACCGCCTGGTTCTTGTCGGAGCGCGTGGATGGTTCTTCAACACGATATTCAGGAAGATCGCGCAATTGAATCTCGAGGAAAGCATTAAATGCATGGGATATATTCCCCAGGAAGACATGCCTTCCTTCTATAACGGCGCTGATTTGTTTGTGCTTCCTTCGTTGCTCGAGGGCTTCGGGATACCGGTGATTGAGGCCATGGCGTGCGGGATCCCCGTCGTCACCTCCAATGCCTGTTCGCTGCCCGAAATTGTTGGAGATGCCGGCCTTCTTTTCGAGCCCACCAACCGGGAGGAAATGAAAAAAGCGCTGCTTGCCGTGCTCTCGGACAATGCTCTTTCGCAAGCGCTCAGAGAGCGCTCTCTTAAACGCGCTCACGAATTTTCCTGGGAGACGGCTGCAACCAAAACAATGGAAGTTTATAAGACGGTTGTGAACGGATGA
- a CDS encoding glycosyltransferase family 1 protein codes for MKIALDVLRACSPGAGKAGYYWYIYYIVSNLLKADSKNEYVLFANFIKGKHLETTREFFSLFPDASFRERISRIPPQVWRSLGLPIELAVGPVDVFHGMVDYVPPTRSAKRIVTLHDLAYRRIPHLLKKEWIQANEKITTASTKRAHHIIAVSEFTKREASAHLNLPPDKITVIHHGVDPLYRQLDNEELIAKALASYSVKKPYLLYIGTFWPHKNIDRLIEAYYRLRKQESIPHQLVLVGAKGWRFEGTFNRIHELGLEKVITCTGPVPQEDMPLLYAGADAFVFPSLHEGFGMPVLEAMASGVPVLTSNVCSLPEIADGAALLVDPTEVEQIAEGIFKIISDRSFADRLRESGKKRAAEFTWEKAAMATLGVYQKVCSSA; via the coding sequence ATGAAGATCGCGCTTGATGTTTTGAGGGCCTGCTCACCGGGCGCCGGCAAAGCCGGCTATTACTGGTACATATACTACATTGTCTCGAATCTCTTGAAGGCGGATTCGAAGAATGAATACGTGCTGTTCGCGAACTTCATCAAGGGAAAACATCTCGAAACGACGAGGGAATTCTTTTCTTTATTTCCGGACGCCTCCTTCAGAGAACGGATAAGCCGCATTCCCCCGCAGGTGTGGAGGAGTCTGGGATTGCCGATAGAACTGGCGGTCGGGCCGGTTGACGTTTTTCATGGAATGGTTGATTACGTTCCCCCCACTCGTTCAGCGAAACGGATTGTGACTCTTCACGACCTCGCCTACCGGCGGATTCCGCATTTGCTGAAGAAGGAATGGATACAAGCGAATGAGAAGATAACTACGGCGTCTACGAAGAGGGCGCATCACATCATTGCAGTTTCCGAATTCACGAAGCGGGAGGCTTCAGCCCATTTGAATCTGCCGCCTGACAAGATAACGGTCATACATCACGGGGTCGATCCATTATATCGACAACTGGATAACGAAGAGCTGATTGCCAAAGCCCTCGCTTCTTATTCTGTGAAGAAACCGTATTTGCTTTACATCGGCACCTTTTGGCCGCACAAGAACATCGACCGCCTGATCGAGGCGTATTATCGGCTAAGGAAGCAGGAATCGATTCCTCACCAGTTGGTGCTGGTCGGCGCGAAAGGATGGCGCTTCGAGGGCACGTTCAACAGGATTCATGAACTCGGTTTGGAAAAGGTAATAACTTGTACGGGACCCGTTCCGCAAGAGGATATGCCGCTCCTGTATGCCGGGGCGGACGCGTTTGTTTTTCCGTCGCTGCATGAGGGGTTCGGCATGCCGGTACTCGAGGCGATGGCGTCGGGGGTTCCGGTGTTGACGTCGAACGTTTGTTCACTCCCGGAGATTGCAGACGGGGCGGCGCTTCTTGTTGATCCCACCGAAGTCGAGCAGATAGCGGAAGGCATCTTCAAGATCATCAGCGACCGTTCCTTTGCAGACCGGCTCAGAGAGTCGGGCAAGAAGCGGGCTGCGGAATTTACGTGGGAAAAGGCCGCGATGGCAACATTGGGCGTTTATCAGAAAGTTTGCTCTTCGGCGTGA
- a CDS encoding glycosyltransferase family 1 protein yields MKVLMFHDDSNVLGGAEQYRRELACRLEALGHEVFTVACQDKAVAALDRGARILRSAGDLERTGRFKRVYFHPGLISEFRALLSEAKPDLVHLHNNLLFPLSIISAIPLALPLVQTIHDCRIVCPNGSGIDVTGEVCLLGHGMHCLRIGCLGRRSFWFRLPARKALEFLLRRRFDRVIVPSKALGEIFSHLGIATEHVPNFVSRLDVEASPVPDGAPKILFIGSLFPGKGVHVLLRALREVLKDVPELTADIVGSGPAEEELLKLSKELGLQECVRFTGGVPPERLKQYYTRATVLVLPATILENCPLVLLEAMAAGRPVIGSRVGGIPEIIVDGETGLLFEPNNSTDLADKLRIVLQNRQRANEMGIKGRQRAEQEYTAEAHMKRILGIYTQVLTKRSASNN; encoded by the coding sequence ATGAAAGTATTAATGTTTCATGACGATTCCAATGTGCTTGGAGGGGCTGAGCAGTATCGACGAGAACTTGCCTGCAGGCTGGAGGCTTTGGGACACGAAGTCTTCACGGTCGCCTGCCAGGACAAGGCGGTTGCCGCTCTGGACCGGGGCGCCCGGATTCTCAGGAGTGCCGGCGATCTTGAGAGGACGGGACGATTCAAACGAGTCTATTTTCATCCCGGGCTGATTTCAGAATTCCGGGCGCTGTTGAGCGAGGCAAAGCCTGACCTCGTGCATCTGCATAATAACCTCCTTTTTCCTTTATCCATCATTTCCGCAATTCCTCTGGCTCTGCCGCTGGTTCAGACGATTCATGACTGCCGCATCGTCTGCCCCAACGGAAGCGGCATCGATGTTACGGGAGAAGTATGTTTGCTGGGTCATGGGATGCACTGCCTGAGGATCGGGTGCCTCGGCAGGCGGAGCTTCTGGTTTCGTCTGCCGGCGCGAAAGGCGCTCGAGTTTCTTTTGCGAAGGCGGTTCGACCGGGTGATAGTGCCGAGCAAGGCGCTTGGTGAAATCTTTTCTCATCTTGGGATCGCAACGGAGCACGTACCCAATTTCGTGAGCCGGCTTGACGTTGAAGCAAGCCCCGTCCCGGACGGCGCCCCAAAAATTCTTTTCATCGGAAGCCTGTTTCCGGGAAAAGGAGTGCATGTGCTTCTGAGGGCGTTGCGGGAGGTGCTCAAGGATGTGCCGGAGCTGACTGCAGATATCGTCGGCAGCGGGCCCGCCGAAGAAGAGTTGCTCAAGCTGTCGAAGGAATTGGGGCTTCAGGAATGCGTGCGGTTTACCGGAGGAGTGCCGCCCGAGCGTCTGAAGCAATATTATACCCGCGCTACTGTGCTTGTTCTGCCCGCAACGATCCTCGAAAACTGCCCGCTTGTGCTTCTGGAAGCGATGGCGGCAGGACGACCGGTTATTGGCAGCCGCGTCGGAGGAATACCCGAAATAATAGTGGACGGAGAAACCGGCCTCCTTTTTGAGCCGAATAATTCGACCGACCTGGCGGACAAGCTCAGAATTGTGCTGCAAAATAGGCAGCGGGCAAACGAGATGGGGATCAAGGGAAGACAGCGGGCGGAGCAAGAATATACGGCCGAAGCCCATATGAAGCGAATCCTGGGCATATACACGCAGGTGTTGACCAAGAGGAGCGCATCGAATAACTGA
- a CDS encoding radical SAM protein produces the protein MMKVCIAYPSFENNSYSPMWTQNRQFQWFHFPSYIFPLVPASAATLLKENGFEAFWMDCIAEGIEFSDFLRFIERERPDLVAIETKTPIMRRLWAIAGRIKEVEPRTRIVFFGDHITARPMESFLNSKIDYAVTGGDYDVSLLKLARFLRDKSELPAGIYYRDGDTIRDTGRFSLDTDLDSLPLIDRKLTKAHLYFEKWKKRDPFFYTMVGRDCMWNCKFCSWKTLYPKFRARKPESLLDEIGFLIEEYGVREIFDDTGTFPSGAWLETFCKGMIERGYNKKILFSSNFRFDLLRKSDANLMKKAGYRKVKCGLESASQKTLDMLNKNLRVEDITAGCRAASEAGIDVQLTIMVGYPWETREDAQRTCDLADNLMSKGYAEMLQSTIVIPYPGTGLYDMAVENDWFLIDPLDYDRYGMMEPILKTPDMEPAEVSEMCRAVYKRFFNARFVLRQLSRIRSWEDANYVAKGAKAVLGHILDFKR, from the coding sequence ATGATGAAAGTCTGTATCGCTTATCCATCATTCGAGAATAACAGCTATTCTCCGATGTGGACTCAGAACCGTCAATTTCAATGGTTCCACTTCCCCTCGTATATTTTTCCCTTGGTTCCCGCCTCTGCGGCTACATTGCTGAAGGAGAACGGGTTCGAGGCATTCTGGATGGATTGTATTGCCGAGGGTATTGAATTTTCGGACTTCCTGCGGTTTATTGAGCGGGAGCGGCCGGACCTGGTTGCGATCGAGACGAAAACCCCGATAATGAGGCGGCTCTGGGCAATTGCAGGTCGGATAAAAGAGGTTGAGCCGCGAACGCGAATCGTTTTCTTCGGGGATCATATAACGGCCAGGCCGATGGAATCATTTTTAAACTCGAAGATCGATTACGCGGTAACAGGCGGCGACTATGACGTTTCGCTGCTGAAGCTGGCGCGTTTTCTGCGGGACAAATCGGAGCTTCCGGCCGGCATCTATTATCGTGACGGCGATACGATCCGCGATACCGGCCGCTTTTCACTGGATACTGATCTCGACAGTCTTCCGCTCATCGACAGAAAGCTCACGAAGGCCCACCTGTACTTTGAGAAATGGAAGAAGAGGGACCCTTTCTTCTATACGATGGTAGGCCGGGACTGCATGTGGAATTGCAAGTTTTGTTCTTGGAAGACTTTATACCCCAAATTCCGCGCGAGGAAACCGGAGAGCCTGCTGGATGAGATCGGTTTTCTGATTGAGGAATATGGGGTCCGGGAAATTTTTGATGATACCGGCACGTTTCCCTCGGGTGCATGGCTCGAAACGTTCTGCAAAGGAATGATCGAACGGGGATACAACAAGAAAATCCTCTTCTCGAGCAACTTCCGGTTCGATCTGCTTCGCAAGAGCGACGCGAATCTCATGAAGAAGGCCGGCTACCGGAAAGTGAAGTGCGGGCTTGAATCAGCGAGTCAGAAGACGCTGGACATGCTGAACAAGAATCTGAGGGTTGAGGATATCACGGCGGGCTGTCGCGCGGCGAGCGAAGCCGGAATCGACGTACAGTTGACGATCATGGTTGGCTATCCGTGGGAGACGCGCGAGGATGCGCAGCGCACGTGCGATCTGGCCGACAACCTCATGTCGAAGGGATACGCCGAGATGCTGCAATCGACCATTGTTATTCCCTATCCCGGCACGGGACTATACGATATGGCCGTCGAGAACGATTGGTTTCTGATCGACCCGCTCGATTACGACCGCTACGGAATGATGGAACCCATTTTGAAGACGCCCGACATGGAGCCGGCGGAAGTTTCCGAGATGTGCCGGGCGGTGTACAAGAGGTTCTTTAACGCCCGGTTCGTGTTGCGCCAGTTGTCCCGCATCCGCTCGTGGGAAGACGCGAATTATGTCGCAAAGGGGGCGAAGGCGGTCCTCGGCCACATTCTGGATTTCAAACGTTGA